In Bactrocera oleae isolate idBacOlea1 chromosome 3, idBacOlea1, whole genome shotgun sequence, a genomic segment contains:
- the smog gene encoding uncharacterized protein smog isoform X1, which translates to MEVRGKCQWQATKEPQQQQQTQKQQQNQLQQLFEVLQQTQRKCHQNQNERTNHLRLQRIQQKQYTNEKHTVITPQQLKTVQKPKQNVERQQQRSALQQHPKLLPINHHRWPMPPLLANVATSPPTPQSSSTSPNPNVVNEFVRFTAAAISRSLADVTATLAVAAVTKAKALAAVAGCCRKQFPILWLLALLSAAQFTPTATTNVAASRAAASSGVFSPTPKLLQHGMLSTAATVTAAAFLSQASAVQAAILSASATTFQPRLTRYKFPTEADEGVGTDGYADADADALVQVQVKRINLLDNDDETAAMAEVAAPPPQPEELEQEELTSEQEELYDEDQQLSQQVAARKLNSNEKQLLMFYRRVQHAAERQQQQLDREYSTSQRHYQSAGVEEQPTSFLVESKLHLADIRPTVDNVVPMPSDDVLAMQLLHKHVTKRSATTKLASTTVTPTAYIAGATAANISSVATKNVTAAADNTEEKCEPKVLEEVPPEPFFDFSDIAEDAARQFTEFITNKFGTSGPPTEQAITAELREELRRRANGIASYALNEDENLLAFAIAAPSIQTVVVKFKDDVTIPPEQIHNKAILGSYWRELGVAWNSTESTQEWGAPFRDCNVLKGRWLWPFRITFSENKIKIGAVAFIAADEDVCNDGLEEVFGRKHGCDRNTTFCLLTENKPSATRDVYTCICRESFYLPNSTLQGFRGDIVEASEGYGNYSCIPCPDGCTTCDQHGVCLLGEPPEVVSMESLLNVSVGSVLGACILCCIVLSVIVFRQRKCKSIASGMWTVLETILLGIILLYASVAVHFFPATTERCLLEPWLRELGFITCYGAIILKLYRHLVDFRTRKAHRWVLRDIDLLKYLGTMVFAVTCYMAAFTAAALDLIDVSQLGTLREQRTNTCLPLKWEYVTQVSEVLILCFGLHLAFASRNANTQFRERQFLVATLIIEFLVSTTFYVLRFFYLPEMSPSAIFLALFLRSQLTNNMALGLIFVPKLWYQHKQVPLPMNLSIRLPVDAFKVNDPQRLGGGYAGLCLGDPDIGELTIAEMSPEDIRAELKRLYTQLEILKNKTLRQDNPHISKRRGGRKAGHRRFSLQKKGSKDKALSAKHRSNKHHQDIEITEAEPSRTPEDSVCSVEGPTDAEISGISHSMLSHSAISHSIVSHSK; encoded by the exons ATGGAAGTGCGGGGGAAATGTCAGTGGCAAGCTACTAAAGaaccacaacagcaacaacaaacacaaaaacaacagcaaaatcaGCTACAACAACTATTTGAAGTGCTGCAACAAACCCAACGGAAATGCCACCAAAACCAAAACGAAAGAACAAACCACCTACGATTACAgcgaatacaacaaaaacaatacacaAATGAAAAACATACAGTAATTACACCGCAGCAGCTGAAAACGGTGCAAAAGCCAAAACAAAATGTTGAACGACAGCAGCAGCGAAGTGCGTTACAGCAACATCCTAAATTATTACCCATAAATCATCATCGATGGCCGATGCCACCATTGTTGGCGAACGTAGCCACATCGCCACCAACGCCACAAAGTTCAAGCACATCACCAAATCCTAATGTGGTAAACGAATTTGTGCGCTTCACAGCAGCTGCCATTTCCCGAAGCCTGGCGGACGTGACAGCGACATTAGCGGTCGCGGCAGTGACGAAAGCGAAAGCACTCGCTGCAGTTGCAGGTTGTTGTAGAAAACAATTTCCAATACTTTGGTTGTTGGCCTTACTCAGTGCCGCACAATTcacaccaacagcaacaacaaacgtaGCGGCAAGCAGAGCTGCGGCAAGTAGCGGCGTGTTCAGCCCAACGCCAAAGCTACTGCAACATGGGATGTTGAGCACCGCCGCAACTGTCACCGCTGCCGCTTTTCTGAGCCAAGCATCCGCTGTACAAGCGGCCATTTTGAGTGCCAGCGCAACAACATTTCAGCCGAGACTAACGCGTTACAAATTTCCCACAGAGGCAGACGAGGGTGTGGGGACGGATGGCTACGCGGATGCGGATGCTGATGCATTGGTGCAGGTACAGGTAAAACGCATTAACCTGTTGGATAATGATGATGAGACGGCGGCAATGGCAGAAGTAGCAGCACCACCTCCACAACCCGAGGAACTTGAACAGGAGGAGCTGACGTCCGAGCAGGAAGAACTATACGATGAGGACCAACAGCTGTCACAGCAGGTTGCCGCTAGAAAATTGAATAGCAATGAAAAGCAGTTGCTTATGTTCTATCGACGTGTGCAACATGCGGCTGAGAGGCAGCAACAACAGCTTGACCGCGAATACTCCACATCACAGCGCCATTATCAAAGCGCGGGCGTAGAAGAACAACCAACATCCTTTCTCGTTGAGTCAAAGTTGCATTTAGCCGACATAAGGCCAACAGTTGACAATGTGGTTCCGATGCCCAGCGACGATGTGTTGGCTATGCAGTTATTGCACAAACATGTCACCAAACGCAGTGCAACCACTAAGCTTGCATCAACGACGGTAACGCCAACCGCCTACATTGCAGGTGCTACCGCCGCTAACATCAGTAGCGTAGCGACTAAAAACGTCACCGCAGCAGCGGACAATACCGAAGAGAAGTGTGAACCTAAAGTGTTGGAGGAGGTGCCACCCGAACCG TTCTTTGATTTCTCCGACATCGCCGAAGATGCTGCACGCCAATTCACTGAATTTATTACGAATAAATTTGGCACCTCAGGCCCACCAACGGAGCAGGCCATCACAGCGGAATTGCGTGAAGAGCTGCGACGTCGTGCCAACGGCATTGCCAGTTATGCACTAAATGAGGATGAGAATCTGTTGGCGTTTGCAATTGCAGCGCCGAGCATACAAACGGTTGTGGTCAAGTTCAAGGACGATGTAACG ATACCACCGGAGCAGATACACAATAAAGCTATTCTTGGTTCCTATTGGCGTGAATTGGGTGTGGCGTGGAACAGCACCGAGAGCACACAGGAGTGGGGTGCACCATTCCGGGATTGCAATGTGTTGAAAGGACGTTGGCTGTGGCCGTTTCGCATTACatttagtgaaaataaaataaa AATTGGTGCGGTCGCCTTTATCGCTGCTGATGAGGACGTCTGTAATGATGGGCTGGAGGAAGTTTTCGGACGAAAGCATGG CTGCGATCGCAACACCACATTTTGTTTACTTACCGAGAATAAACCCTCGGCGACACGCGATGTCTATACCTGCATCTGTCGTGAATCCTTCTATTTGCCCAACTCAACGCTACAGGGTTTTCGTGGTGATATCGTGGAGGCATCCGAGGGTTATGGCAATTATTCATGCATACCCTGTCCCGATGGCTGTACAACTTGTGATCAGCATGGCGTCTGTTTGTTGGGTGAACCACCCGAGGTTGTGTCAATGGAGAGCTTATTAAATGTATCTGTGGGCTCGGTATTGGGCGCATGCATACTTTGTTGTATTGTATTGAGTGTAATTGTTTTCCGGCAGCGAAAGTGTAAG tcTATTGCCTCAGGCATGTGGACCGTGCTGGAAACAATTTTATTAGGAATTATATTACTTTATGCATCg GTTGCCGTCCATTTCTTTCCCGCCACTACCGAACGCTGTCTGCTTGAACCATGGCTGCGCGAACTTGGCTTCATCACCTGCTACGGTGCCATCATATTGAAACTGTATCGCCATCTTGTCGATTTTCGTACACGCAAAGCACATCGTTGGGTATTGCGCGACATTGATTTGCTGAAATATTTGGGCACCATGGTATTTGCGGTCACCTGTTATATGGCCGCCTTCACTGCCGCCGCACTAGATCTGATCGATGTGTCACAATTGGGTACATTGCGTGAGCAGCGCACAAACACTTGCCTGCCACTCAAGTGGGAATATGTGACACAGGTCAGCGAAGTGTTGATACTCTGCTTTGGACTGCATTTAGCTTTCGCCAGTCGCAATGCCAACACGCAATTTAGA GAAAGGCAGTTCCTCGTTGCGACACTGATCATCGAATTCCTAGTGTCGACCACATTCTATGTTTTGCGTTTCTTCTATTTGCCCGAAATGAGTCCGAGCGCTATATTTTTAGCGCTTTTCCTGCGCTCACAATTGACCAACAACATGGCGTTGGGTTTGATATTTGTGCCAAAATTGTGGTATCAGCATAAGCAG GTCCCCTTGCCCATGAATCTATCAATACGTTTACCTGTGGATGCTTTCAAGGTCAATGATCCACAACGTCTGGGCGGTGGTTATGCTGGTCTATGTTTGGGTGATCCCGATATTGGTGAATTAACCATTGCCGAAATGAGCCCAGAGGATATACGTGCTGAACTTAAAAG ACTGTATACacaacttgaaattttaaagaataaaaCCTTACGTCAAGACAATCCGCATATAAGTAAACGACGTGGCGGACGGAAAGCTGGACATCGTCGTTTCTCGTTACAA AAAAAAGGAAGCAAAGATAAG GCTCTAAGTGCCAAACACCGTAGCAACAAACATCATCAAGATATTGAAATCACCGAAGCCGAACCATCGCGCACACCCGAAGATTCAGTGTGCAGTGTAGAGGGCCCGACCGATGCAGAGATATCGGGCATTTCACATTCCATGCTATCACATTCCGCCATTTCACACTCAATCGTCTCGCATTCGAAGTGA
- the smog gene encoding uncharacterized protein smog isoform X3, with protein sequence MEVRGKCQWQATKEPQQQQQTQKQQQNQLQQLFEVLQQTQRKCHQNQNERTNHLRLQRIQQKQYTNEKHTVITPQQLKTVQKPKQNVERQQQRSALQQHPKLLPINHHRWPMPPLLANVATSPPTPQSSSTSPNPNVVNEFVRFTAAAISRSLADVTATLAVAAVTKAKALAAVAGCCRKQFPILWLLALLSAAQFTPTATTNVAASRAAASSGVFSPTPKLLQHGMLSTAATVTAAAFLSQASAVQAAILSASATTFQPRLTRYKFPTEADEGVGTDGYADADADALVQVQVKRINLLDNDDETAAMAEVAAPPPQPEELEQEELTSEQEELYDEDQQLSQQVAARKLNSNEKQLLMFYRRVQHAAERQQQQLDREYSTSQRHYQSAGVEEQPTSFLVESKLHLADIRPTVDNVVPMPSDDVLAMQLLHKHVTKRSATTKLASTTVTPTAYIAGATAANISSVATKNVTAAADNTEEKCEPKVLEEVPPEPFFDFSDIAEDAARQFTEFITNKFGTSGPPTEQAITAELREELRRRANGIASYALNEDENLLAFAIAAPSIQTVVVKFKDDVTIPPEQIHNKAILGSYWRELGVAWNSTESTQEWGAPFRDCNVLKGRWLWPFRITFSENKIKIGAVAFIAADEDVCNDGLEEVFGRKHGCDRNTTFCLLTENKPSATRDVYTCICRESFYLPNSTLQGFRGDIVEASEGYGNYSCIPCPDGCTTCDQHGVCLLGEPPEVVSMESLLNVSVGSVLGACILCCIVLSVIVFRQRKCKSIASGMWTVLETILLGIILLYASVAVHFFPATTERCLLEPWLRELGFITCYGAIILKLYRHLVDFRTRKAHRWVLRDIDLLKYLGTMVFAVTCYMAAFTAAALDLIDVSQLGTLREQRTNTCLPLKWEYVTQVSEVLILCFGLHLAFASRNANTQFRERQFLVATLIIEFLVSTTFYVLRFFYLPEMSPSAIFLALFLRSQLTNNMALGLIFVPKLWYQHKQVNDPQRLGGGYAGLCLGDPDIGELTIAEMSPEDIRAELKRLYTQLEILKNKTLRQDNPHISKRRGGRKAGHRRFSLQKKGSKDKALSAKHRSNKHHQDIEITEAEPSRTPEDSVCSVEGPTDAEISGISHSMLSHSAISHSIVSHSK encoded by the exons ATGGAAGTGCGGGGGAAATGTCAGTGGCAAGCTACTAAAGaaccacaacagcaacaacaaacacaaaaacaacagcaaaatcaGCTACAACAACTATTTGAAGTGCTGCAACAAACCCAACGGAAATGCCACCAAAACCAAAACGAAAGAACAAACCACCTACGATTACAgcgaatacaacaaaaacaatacacaAATGAAAAACATACAGTAATTACACCGCAGCAGCTGAAAACGGTGCAAAAGCCAAAACAAAATGTTGAACGACAGCAGCAGCGAAGTGCGTTACAGCAACATCCTAAATTATTACCCATAAATCATCATCGATGGCCGATGCCACCATTGTTGGCGAACGTAGCCACATCGCCACCAACGCCACAAAGTTCAAGCACATCACCAAATCCTAATGTGGTAAACGAATTTGTGCGCTTCACAGCAGCTGCCATTTCCCGAAGCCTGGCGGACGTGACAGCGACATTAGCGGTCGCGGCAGTGACGAAAGCGAAAGCACTCGCTGCAGTTGCAGGTTGTTGTAGAAAACAATTTCCAATACTTTGGTTGTTGGCCTTACTCAGTGCCGCACAATTcacaccaacagcaacaacaaacgtaGCGGCAAGCAGAGCTGCGGCAAGTAGCGGCGTGTTCAGCCCAACGCCAAAGCTACTGCAACATGGGATGTTGAGCACCGCCGCAACTGTCACCGCTGCCGCTTTTCTGAGCCAAGCATCCGCTGTACAAGCGGCCATTTTGAGTGCCAGCGCAACAACATTTCAGCCGAGACTAACGCGTTACAAATTTCCCACAGAGGCAGACGAGGGTGTGGGGACGGATGGCTACGCGGATGCGGATGCTGATGCATTGGTGCAGGTACAGGTAAAACGCATTAACCTGTTGGATAATGATGATGAGACGGCGGCAATGGCAGAAGTAGCAGCACCACCTCCACAACCCGAGGAACTTGAACAGGAGGAGCTGACGTCCGAGCAGGAAGAACTATACGATGAGGACCAACAGCTGTCACAGCAGGTTGCCGCTAGAAAATTGAATAGCAATGAAAAGCAGTTGCTTATGTTCTATCGACGTGTGCAACATGCGGCTGAGAGGCAGCAACAACAGCTTGACCGCGAATACTCCACATCACAGCGCCATTATCAAAGCGCGGGCGTAGAAGAACAACCAACATCCTTTCTCGTTGAGTCAAAGTTGCATTTAGCCGACATAAGGCCAACAGTTGACAATGTGGTTCCGATGCCCAGCGACGATGTGTTGGCTATGCAGTTATTGCACAAACATGTCACCAAACGCAGTGCAACCACTAAGCTTGCATCAACGACGGTAACGCCAACCGCCTACATTGCAGGTGCTACCGCCGCTAACATCAGTAGCGTAGCGACTAAAAACGTCACCGCAGCAGCGGACAATACCGAAGAGAAGTGTGAACCTAAAGTGTTGGAGGAGGTGCCACCCGAACCG TTCTTTGATTTCTCCGACATCGCCGAAGATGCTGCACGCCAATTCACTGAATTTATTACGAATAAATTTGGCACCTCAGGCCCACCAACGGAGCAGGCCATCACAGCGGAATTGCGTGAAGAGCTGCGACGTCGTGCCAACGGCATTGCCAGTTATGCACTAAATGAGGATGAGAATCTGTTGGCGTTTGCAATTGCAGCGCCGAGCATACAAACGGTTGTGGTCAAGTTCAAGGACGATGTAACG ATACCACCGGAGCAGATACACAATAAAGCTATTCTTGGTTCCTATTGGCGTGAATTGGGTGTGGCGTGGAACAGCACCGAGAGCACACAGGAGTGGGGTGCACCATTCCGGGATTGCAATGTGTTGAAAGGACGTTGGCTGTGGCCGTTTCGCATTACatttagtgaaaataaaataaa AATTGGTGCGGTCGCCTTTATCGCTGCTGATGAGGACGTCTGTAATGATGGGCTGGAGGAAGTTTTCGGACGAAAGCATGG CTGCGATCGCAACACCACATTTTGTTTACTTACCGAGAATAAACCCTCGGCGACACGCGATGTCTATACCTGCATCTGTCGTGAATCCTTCTATTTGCCCAACTCAACGCTACAGGGTTTTCGTGGTGATATCGTGGAGGCATCCGAGGGTTATGGCAATTATTCATGCATACCCTGTCCCGATGGCTGTACAACTTGTGATCAGCATGGCGTCTGTTTGTTGGGTGAACCACCCGAGGTTGTGTCAATGGAGAGCTTATTAAATGTATCTGTGGGCTCGGTATTGGGCGCATGCATACTTTGTTGTATTGTATTGAGTGTAATTGTTTTCCGGCAGCGAAAGTGTAAG tcTATTGCCTCAGGCATGTGGACCGTGCTGGAAACAATTTTATTAGGAATTATATTACTTTATGCATCg GTTGCCGTCCATTTCTTTCCCGCCACTACCGAACGCTGTCTGCTTGAACCATGGCTGCGCGAACTTGGCTTCATCACCTGCTACGGTGCCATCATATTGAAACTGTATCGCCATCTTGTCGATTTTCGTACACGCAAAGCACATCGTTGGGTATTGCGCGACATTGATTTGCTGAAATATTTGGGCACCATGGTATTTGCGGTCACCTGTTATATGGCCGCCTTCACTGCCGCCGCACTAGATCTGATCGATGTGTCACAATTGGGTACATTGCGTGAGCAGCGCACAAACACTTGCCTGCCACTCAAGTGGGAATATGTGACACAGGTCAGCGAAGTGTTGATACTCTGCTTTGGACTGCATTTAGCTTTCGCCAGTCGCAATGCCAACACGCAATTTAGA GAAAGGCAGTTCCTCGTTGCGACACTGATCATCGAATTCCTAGTGTCGACCACATTCTATGTTTTGCGTTTCTTCTATTTGCCCGAAATGAGTCCGAGCGCTATATTTTTAGCGCTTTTCCTGCGCTCACAATTGACCAACAACATGGCGTTGGGTTTGATATTTGTGCCAAAATTGTGGTATCAGCATAAGCAG GTCAATGATCCACAACGTCTGGGCGGTGGTTATGCTGGTCTATGTTTGGGTGATCCCGATATTGGTGAATTAACCATTGCCGAAATGAGCCCAGAGGATATACGTGCTGAACTTAAAAG ACTGTATACacaacttgaaattttaaagaataaaaCCTTACGTCAAGACAATCCGCATATAAGTAAACGACGTGGCGGACGGAAAGCTGGACATCGTCGTTTCTCGTTACAA AAAAAAGGAAGCAAAGATAAG GCTCTAAGTGCCAAACACCGTAGCAACAAACATCATCAAGATATTGAAATCACCGAAGCCGAACCATCGCGCACACCCGAAGATTCAGTGTGCAGTGTAGAGGGCCCGACCGATGCAGAGATATCGGGCATTTCACATTCCATGCTATCACATTCCGCCATTTCACACTCAATCGTCTCGCATTCGAAGTGA
- the smog gene encoding uncharacterized protein smog isoform X2, which produces MEVRGKCQWQATKEPQQQQQTQKQQQNQLQQLFEVLQQTQRKCHQNQNERTNHLRLQRIQQKQYTNEKHTVITPQQLKTVQKPKQNVERQQQRSALQQHPKLLPINHHRWPMPPLLANVATSPPTPQSSSTSPNPNVVNEFVRFTAAAISRSLADVTATLAVAAVTKAKALAAVAGCCRKQFPILWLLALLSAAQFTPTATTNVAASRAAASSGVFSPTPKLLQHGMLSTAATVTAAAFLSQASAVQAAILSASATTFQPRLTRYKFPTEADEGVGTDGYADADADALVQVQVKRINLLDNDDETAAMAEVAAPPPQPEELEQEELTSEQEELYDEDQQLSQQVAARKLNSNEKQLLMFYRRVQHAAERQQQQLDREYSTSQRHYQSAGVEEQPTSFLVESKLHLADIRPTVDNVVPMPSDDVLAMQLLHKHVTKRSATTKLASTTVTPTAYIAGATAANISSVATKNVTAAADNTEEKCEPKVLEEVPPEPFFDFSDIAEDAARQFTEFITNKFGTSGPPTEQAITAELREELRRRANGIASYALNEDENLLAFAIAAPSIQTVVVKFKDDVTIPPEQIHNKAILGSYWRELGVAWNSTESTQEWGAPFRDCNVLKGRWLWPFRITFSENKIKIGAVAFIAADEDVCNDGLEEVFGRKHGCDRNTTFCLLTENKPSATRDVYTCICRESFYLPNSTLQGFRGDIVEASEGYGNYSCIPCPDGCTTCDQHGVCLLGEPPEVVSMESLLNVSVGSVLGACILCCIVLSVIVFRQRKCKSIASGMWTVLETILLGIILLYASVAVHFFPATTERCLLEPWLRELGFITCYGAIILKLYRHLVDFRTRKAHRWVLRDIDLLKYLGTMVFAVTCYMAAFTAAALDLIDVSQLGTLREQRTNTCLPLKWEYVTQVSEVLILCFGLHLAFASRNANTQFRERQFLVATLIIEFLVSTTFYVLRFFYLPEMSPSAIFLALFLRSQLTNNMALGLIFVPKLWYQHKQVPLPMNLSIRLPVDAFKVNDPQRLGGGYAGLCLGDPDIGELTIAEMSPEDIRAELKRLYTQLEILKNKTLRQDNPHISKRRGGRKAGHRRFSLQALSAKHRSNKHHQDIEITEAEPSRTPEDSVCSVEGPTDAEISGISHSMLSHSAISHSIVSHSK; this is translated from the exons ATGGAAGTGCGGGGGAAATGTCAGTGGCAAGCTACTAAAGaaccacaacagcaacaacaaacacaaaaacaacagcaaaatcaGCTACAACAACTATTTGAAGTGCTGCAACAAACCCAACGGAAATGCCACCAAAACCAAAACGAAAGAACAAACCACCTACGATTACAgcgaatacaacaaaaacaatacacaAATGAAAAACATACAGTAATTACACCGCAGCAGCTGAAAACGGTGCAAAAGCCAAAACAAAATGTTGAACGACAGCAGCAGCGAAGTGCGTTACAGCAACATCCTAAATTATTACCCATAAATCATCATCGATGGCCGATGCCACCATTGTTGGCGAACGTAGCCACATCGCCACCAACGCCACAAAGTTCAAGCACATCACCAAATCCTAATGTGGTAAACGAATTTGTGCGCTTCACAGCAGCTGCCATTTCCCGAAGCCTGGCGGACGTGACAGCGACATTAGCGGTCGCGGCAGTGACGAAAGCGAAAGCACTCGCTGCAGTTGCAGGTTGTTGTAGAAAACAATTTCCAATACTTTGGTTGTTGGCCTTACTCAGTGCCGCACAATTcacaccaacagcaacaacaaacgtaGCGGCAAGCAGAGCTGCGGCAAGTAGCGGCGTGTTCAGCCCAACGCCAAAGCTACTGCAACATGGGATGTTGAGCACCGCCGCAACTGTCACCGCTGCCGCTTTTCTGAGCCAAGCATCCGCTGTACAAGCGGCCATTTTGAGTGCCAGCGCAACAACATTTCAGCCGAGACTAACGCGTTACAAATTTCCCACAGAGGCAGACGAGGGTGTGGGGACGGATGGCTACGCGGATGCGGATGCTGATGCATTGGTGCAGGTACAGGTAAAACGCATTAACCTGTTGGATAATGATGATGAGACGGCGGCAATGGCAGAAGTAGCAGCACCACCTCCACAACCCGAGGAACTTGAACAGGAGGAGCTGACGTCCGAGCAGGAAGAACTATACGATGAGGACCAACAGCTGTCACAGCAGGTTGCCGCTAGAAAATTGAATAGCAATGAAAAGCAGTTGCTTATGTTCTATCGACGTGTGCAACATGCGGCTGAGAGGCAGCAACAACAGCTTGACCGCGAATACTCCACATCACAGCGCCATTATCAAAGCGCGGGCGTAGAAGAACAACCAACATCCTTTCTCGTTGAGTCAAAGTTGCATTTAGCCGACATAAGGCCAACAGTTGACAATGTGGTTCCGATGCCCAGCGACGATGTGTTGGCTATGCAGTTATTGCACAAACATGTCACCAAACGCAGTGCAACCACTAAGCTTGCATCAACGACGGTAACGCCAACCGCCTACATTGCAGGTGCTACCGCCGCTAACATCAGTAGCGTAGCGACTAAAAACGTCACCGCAGCAGCGGACAATACCGAAGAGAAGTGTGAACCTAAAGTGTTGGAGGAGGTGCCACCCGAACCG TTCTTTGATTTCTCCGACATCGCCGAAGATGCTGCACGCCAATTCACTGAATTTATTACGAATAAATTTGGCACCTCAGGCCCACCAACGGAGCAGGCCATCACAGCGGAATTGCGTGAAGAGCTGCGACGTCGTGCCAACGGCATTGCCAGTTATGCACTAAATGAGGATGAGAATCTGTTGGCGTTTGCAATTGCAGCGCCGAGCATACAAACGGTTGTGGTCAAGTTCAAGGACGATGTAACG ATACCACCGGAGCAGATACACAATAAAGCTATTCTTGGTTCCTATTGGCGTGAATTGGGTGTGGCGTGGAACAGCACCGAGAGCACACAGGAGTGGGGTGCACCATTCCGGGATTGCAATGTGTTGAAAGGACGTTGGCTGTGGCCGTTTCGCATTACatttagtgaaaataaaataaa AATTGGTGCGGTCGCCTTTATCGCTGCTGATGAGGACGTCTGTAATGATGGGCTGGAGGAAGTTTTCGGACGAAAGCATGG CTGCGATCGCAACACCACATTTTGTTTACTTACCGAGAATAAACCCTCGGCGACACGCGATGTCTATACCTGCATCTGTCGTGAATCCTTCTATTTGCCCAACTCAACGCTACAGGGTTTTCGTGGTGATATCGTGGAGGCATCCGAGGGTTATGGCAATTATTCATGCATACCCTGTCCCGATGGCTGTACAACTTGTGATCAGCATGGCGTCTGTTTGTTGGGTGAACCACCCGAGGTTGTGTCAATGGAGAGCTTATTAAATGTATCTGTGGGCTCGGTATTGGGCGCATGCATACTTTGTTGTATTGTATTGAGTGTAATTGTTTTCCGGCAGCGAAAGTGTAAG tcTATTGCCTCAGGCATGTGGACCGTGCTGGAAACAATTTTATTAGGAATTATATTACTTTATGCATCg GTTGCCGTCCATTTCTTTCCCGCCACTACCGAACGCTGTCTGCTTGAACCATGGCTGCGCGAACTTGGCTTCATCACCTGCTACGGTGCCATCATATTGAAACTGTATCGCCATCTTGTCGATTTTCGTACACGCAAAGCACATCGTTGGGTATTGCGCGACATTGATTTGCTGAAATATTTGGGCACCATGGTATTTGCGGTCACCTGTTATATGGCCGCCTTCACTGCCGCCGCACTAGATCTGATCGATGTGTCACAATTGGGTACATTGCGTGAGCAGCGCACAAACACTTGCCTGCCACTCAAGTGGGAATATGTGACACAGGTCAGCGAAGTGTTGATACTCTGCTTTGGACTGCATTTAGCTTTCGCCAGTCGCAATGCCAACACGCAATTTAGA GAAAGGCAGTTCCTCGTTGCGACACTGATCATCGAATTCCTAGTGTCGACCACATTCTATGTTTTGCGTTTCTTCTATTTGCCCGAAATGAGTCCGAGCGCTATATTTTTAGCGCTTTTCCTGCGCTCACAATTGACCAACAACATGGCGTTGGGTTTGATATTTGTGCCAAAATTGTGGTATCAGCATAAGCAG GTCCCCTTGCCCATGAATCTATCAATACGTTTACCTGTGGATGCTTTCAAGGTCAATGATCCACAACGTCTGGGCGGTGGTTATGCTGGTCTATGTTTGGGTGATCCCGATATTGGTGAATTAACCATTGCCGAAATGAGCCCAGAGGATATACGTGCTGAACTTAAAAG ACTGTATACacaacttgaaattttaaagaataaaaCCTTACGTCAAGACAATCCGCATATAAGTAAACGACGTGGCGGACGGAAAGCTGGACATCGTCGTTTCTCGTTACAA GCTCTAAGTGCCAAACACCGTAGCAACAAACATCATCAAGATATTGAAATCACCGAAGCCGAACCATCGCGCACACCCGAAGATTCAGTGTGCAGTGTAGAGGGCCCGACCGATGCAGAGATATCGGGCATTTCACATTCCATGCTATCACATTCCGCCATTTCACACTCAATCGTCTCGCATTCGAAGTGA